In Emys orbicularis isolate rEmyOrb1 chromosome 14, rEmyOrb1.hap1, whole genome shotgun sequence, the sequence caggtggaattcttcatgggcctccttcccgtgggtccatatgatgaagatgtcatcagtgttgCGTAAATaaaggaggggcgctaggggacgagagctgaggaagtgtttttctaagtcagccataaaaatgttggcatactgttggccgctgacttgaaggtataagttgtccccaaatctgaaatggttgtgggtgaggacatagtcacaaagctcagccaccaggcgtgctgtggcctcatcagggatactgttcctgacagcttgtagtccatcctcatgtggaatattggtgtaaagagcttctacatccatggtggccaggatggtgttttcaggaagaacactaatgcattgtagtttcctcaggaagtcagtggtggtgtctcaaagatagctaggagtgctggtagcgtagggtctgaggagagtccaaatagccagataatcctgctgtcagggtgccaatgcctgagatgatggggcatccagggtttccaggtttatggatcttgggtaacagatagaatacccctggtcggggttctgggggggtgtctgtgtagatttgttcctgtgctatagcagggagtttcttgagcagatggtgtagtttcttttggtaaccctcagtgggattggaggatagtggcctgtagaatgtggtgttggagagctcactacaaaagcaattttccctctcttggtattgatacctcctcatcaattattgggagtgtaccacatccaccctaactaaattggccttcaacattggttctccatttgtaaggtaactcccttctcttcatgtgtcaataTATAATTATGCCTGTTTCtgtcattttcactccatgcatctgaagaagtggggtttttacccacgaaagcttatgcccaaataaatctgttagtctttaaggtgccaccagactcctcgttgtttttgtggatacagacaaacacggctacccccgatacttgacccCATGCAAGGCTCAGAGTTGAGGGAATCACGAAGGCTcataggtgcccaactcccaaggGAATAGGCGCCTTATTCCCTTTGTGAATGTCACCTTTGATCCTTTCTTAGGCCAGGAAACGGTGGCAGCGGGTGCTGCCCCTTTTGGCCAGGAAGTGAGGCCTGGCCAGttgctgtggaggaggaggaatggaggATGCGCGTCAGGAGtttctttggctagttgctcacAAAGAATGGCCTTGGCCCAGGGTGGCGGCCTGGATAGGAGGCAGGTCCAGCGCCCCTTTGGTCAGTTAAGAGGGTGGGGCAGCACTTGGCACTACAAGGGCTCAGGGAGACAGAGATGGAGTGGGTCACTGGGGGGAGGGCCAAAGGCAGCAGAGGGGTGGGCTGGCTAGAGGCAGGGGTGTAGCAGAGCAggctacccccctccccccatgtctcTATGGTGGAGAGCTGGAGTCAGGGGACCTGCCCGGGGGAGAGTaatctcccagcagagaggctgggggggggggatcccgcTGGAGGAGCATGCTGGCTTGCCAGGGGAAGGGATGGCAGGGACAGGAGAGGACTGAGGAAGAGCCTCAGTGTAGTGGAAGATGCCAGCGCATGGCATGTGCTGTGTCATGGAATTACggggactgcagcagagggaaattgaggcagggacaGCTTGCCCACACCACAAGAGAGCCCTCGGGTGGCGGCTGCCCTGCTACAGCACACACAGTCCTGCTCCCCTGGGCACAGTAGGATTGAATGACAGCAGGCACTAGCTCAGACATCCCCAAGTCTGCCCCTGCAGTGAGCTCCATGCCCAGGAAAGCCCCATCCAGCTGCTTCCTCTCAGGGCCACGCTCCCAGCTCCTTCTCCAGGCTGCAACCTGCTCTCCTAGCCCATGTGTCTGTGCccaggggacccccccccccccgtccactTGCCTCAACTCTGACATGCCATCAACCTGGTGCCAGGCAACATCAAGGGGCTTAATTGCTCCTTCTGCTGAGCCTGAGCAAGGGTGCTTGACAACCAATGGTTTGAAAAAGTCTGATAGTTTTCGGATCAGAGACACTCCTGTTGGCAGCCATCAGTGTCTATCTGCATAACAATATTATGTATACTGccaataaaaagaaataatactTTACACCATTtataatcaacctgtggaactcattgccacaggacaTCATGGCATTAAGGACCGAGTCTGGATTTCCAAAGTGCTGATTAATCTCCTGACTTGGAGCAAGGTGTTTAGCTAGGATGCATGTGCAGGGTCACCCTGTCTTTGACTTGAGAACGTACGATTGTCAGAGGGAGTCTGGGGTAGTAGCTCCTTGGATGGAGCTTCACAACTGGCCAGGTGAATTGTGGACGGTGCTCAGCTTCTTCCGAAGCACTGGGGTTGGGCCCAGCTGGAGACAGGCCGCTGAGCTGGAAGGACCCCCGTCAGAGTGGGTGTGGCCCTTCTGAACCTTCACCTGCTCCCAGGTGGGTTATTTCCTTCAGATGAGTATTTCTCTTGTGTTCAGATAACTTACGTCAGCAACTGCCATGAAATGGCCAGTAGAGAGGCAGGGACAGTGCTTCCATAGCAGGAGGGAATCATGTCCCCTCTAGAAGGGCTGAGCTGTTTtacagcagtgattctcaaccaggtgtATGTGTAtgcctgggggtacacagagctcttccagggggtacatcaagtcatctagagatttgcctagttttacagcaggctacataaaaacactagggaagtcagtacaaactagaATTTCATATGATtcgtttatactgttctatatactatacactgaaatgtatggactatatttatattctaattgattcacaggcgccgacttttcaAATTGCTggagggtgctcgacccctggctctgccccaggccccgcccccaccccaccccttcccccaaggcctcacccccggcccgcctctgcccacccccaccctgcatcttcctgcccagttctgccacctcccccgagcgcaccgtgtccccactcctcccctctcctcccagcctccctgaccgccgcaaaacagctgtttgcggcaggcaggaggcgctgggaaggAGGGTGAGGCACTGATCTGCGGGCCcgccggcaggcaggaggcactcggggatggggggagctgatGCATGGCTGCCAGCGGGTGCTCcacacccaccattttttccccgtgtgtgctccagcctcagagcacccacagagttggtgcctatgaatTGATTTATTCTTGATAAGACCTTTGATGTCTTAATCACACGCTTTGTAGCTCTCCCGCTGGGTAAGGAGACAGTTTTCTCAGCAGCGTGTGACGCTCCCAGCTGTGTGATCTCCCACATCTGGGATTAAAGGGCAAAGCAATGGACGGAATGGGGAAAAGCTCTTGGCACTGATGCAAGGCACAAAGCCCTGTGCGGTAAGAGGGAATTGTGGTTGCTATAGCAATGCGTGGTATCTTGGGCTGAGTcaggatctcccccccccctcccaaagggCTGGCAGCACTGTGCCCAGGACTAGGATGCGGGAGCCGTGGCTCTGCCATTAACTGGCttcccctctccatgcctcagtcttCCCTGACGCGCCTGTGACGCCCGCTGAGATCTCGGGGTGACAAGTGCTATAGAAGGGCAAGAAAGGGGTGCAAGGTGGAGCAGCTGAGAATGGACCCAATACAGcttccccccaaggcccagaGGTGACGGCTGAGGGACTGATCCTCATTGTCTGGCGGCAGCTGGCCCAGCaacccgctgcagtctccttgCCCCGTATCCATTATCCAGAATGATGCACAGAGTGAATTCTGCCAACGGCTTTGGAGCAAAACATAGCCTGTCCAAGGTAATCCACAGCTGTTTGGAAGGACCGTGCGGGAAGCACAGTCTGCTTTGGTATCCTGATGAGTGTGATCCTCCGAGCCAGGACGCTGGGGAGAACGCGTGCGATTTCGGATTGacgtgggcagcaggggagaccCCAAAGATAGGTCACAAATTGGAAATTTGCTTGTCATAAATCACTTGCACTATTAGCTCAGCGTCCGTGCTGCCTGCCAGTAAACGGGGTTGCTGGGACACCCAGGAGGAGCAAGGGGGAGCCAACCTGGGGACCATGAACCCAGATCGACGTTTGGGAGCAATACTGTGCAGGCCCGGCCCAGGGTTATCTCGGTGATCAGCACATTGGCTGGAAGCCTCATGCGAACTGTTCAAATAGATCCACTTGGGGCCTGAGCCACAGCTTAGGAAAGCCGATGAAAAGGCTTCCCCTGACTCCCCTAAAAGTATTTGTGACCTATGGAGATTGGAGCCCAGCCCACCCTGGATATTTccttgcggggggggaggggttgtaaaTGTTGCTTTTCATAGCTTCAAACTGCATCTTTGACTGATGCCAGATTGGCATTTACAAGGAGCCGCTGTAGAAAAAactcggggtggggggagtgggttGTTTGAGGTTGTTTAGGTGCCTGGGCCAGGGAATGCAAAGGCAACCCAGAGAAGATGGAGGAAACAAATGCAACTGATGAACATGCACTGCCTGGAAGAGCCTGGAACCGACTGATCAGGGAGGAGATGGAGGGCTCTGGAGGGAAAATCTTGAAAGTCATCAGTTGGCAGCTGAGCAGGTAACTGGCGGCAGCATCCAAGCACAATGGGGGGCATTCACAGCAGAGCCCTGGGGTTGAGAAGAGCAGCTGAGGTGCCTCCTGCTGCCCAACCCATCCCCCACTTTCAGGTGGACATGTGTCTGGGTCAGGGCGCTGGCCGTCCCTCATGCGTAGCAGAAACCTTCTGGCACCTGCCACAGGTGGGGAAAAGCCACTAGGCGGGGAAAGCCCCGCGCCCCGATCTGAGGGCACTCTGGTGAGTTGAACAGGTGTCAAGGAAAGCCACTCGGCTTCTGAAGGGGGGCGGAAGTGCAACGGGTCTGTTGACtgtgggctggggagagccaaaTCCCTCCGCGCAGGGGACGCCCCAACTCGGTGCAAGGTTTAAGCCCAGCTAAGAACTGGCTGCAGAATTGTTAGGGTTTGGGTGTGAATTCCATGAGCTCACTGGATTGCTTCAGCTCCCCTTTAATTGGGGGGAGCCCCCACATCTCCCTTGACCAGTTGACTCCAGGCCCGCTCTGCAGCAGCCCTGCTTGCTGCTGACTCCCATTGCCAATGAGCTGGCCAGTTGCACCAGCCGAGGGCTGGGTGCTTGTGGAGTCCAGATGGAGGTGACCACAGTGAGATTTGGACTCGGGTTGGCGGGGgtgccacagcccctgctagtcaCTGAGAGAGGAGATGCTTTGTGCCTCTCTGGTCACTTTGTGGGACTCGCCTGAGCCACAGGGAACAGGGCTGCTACAGCTACTAGCCTACGGAGAGAGCctgttagctcaagctgtagcagcttatGCTCTTGGCTCTGCTGGTCCTAGGTTCAATGCCCTATGATAACAGGTGGTACCTTAGCTGCacactttactcctgggggaattctgtgcctgaAAGTTCTgcacccaatattttaaaattctgcatattttatttgtcaaaataacataatataatcatgccagtttcaattattttggtaatttatttcaaaatatgtcAGCGagtatatctgtaacaatacagacaatgaaaatggttcaggaaatgttttttgtcaaATAGATTCCtcactaggcatattaatacataactttgagtaattcatttaaactacagtacaggAATGTATTTCCTGCCCCTTCAGAAGCAATGCAAAGGCTTggaggagtcaggggtaatggaggagagggaaggagtcTGGGAgcgaacctggagggttgttgggtgtgggtgggagaaataTAGAACAGATTTTTGGGGCCGGGAAGCAGGGAGGCATTGTTAGGGATtgatgcagaccctggctgaccccaagcctctcccattcggtcaggcacatctgcccctgtccccatgtgtacttgctccccatccccatgtgaccctgcaccccatcagccagccccctcccccatcccaggtgtccctgcacccccttagccagtctcctcctcccatccccatgtgtccttgctcCCCATCCCCGTGTCCCTGCACCCCatcagccagccccctcccccatcccaggtgtccctgcaccccttagccagtctcctcctcccatccccatgtgtccctacacccctccccctgttcccatgtgtctctgtgcccccactcagccacccacCTTCCACCACGTGTCCCCGCACCCCCCCCATACTCacgcctccactcccattcagcccctgccgcAGTCTGCCACTTGGGAGCGCCTGCTCTGTTCTAGTGCCATAGTGgtccctggtgggcaaaaggcggaactgcagcaactttccggCAGAAGTTATTTTCTATGAAAAAAATTATGCATGGCACATTAATTATGCAtctgcgcagtggcgcagaattcccccaggagcaataCCTGCTGCCTTCGTAACAGGCTGGGCCTGCTTGCGGAGGCTCAGGGCCAGCCGCATCTCTCAAAGCAAAGAGGCTCCCCAGGGTGGCCTGAGGGAGTAGCTTTGGCATTGTGAATGCAGTGTGCAGAGCAGCAGAGATACCTGCTGGTATGACATGGCACCCCTGTCCTGGAGAGCTTAGCTCCAAATGGCCTCCAGTGACACCCACCGGGCAAGAGCGGGGGTCTCTGATTGGGGGTCTCATGGTCTGGAGTCTCTGAGTGAGCGCCCCCAAGTTGGGGCACAGCCACACAAATGGCACAGCGAGGCAGGGTCACAGGGTGGCTGATAAGACACTATATGGATGGGAAACCAAAGGAGCAGCCCCCTGAGCATTAGGACAGCTTTCGCAGAGCCCTGGGCATTCTGCTGTCCCCTCTGCACAGCCTGCAGGAtgctgagaggggaggggaagcatgCATCACGCACAgcattggtcctgccttgagcagggggttgcactagatgacctccttcgtggtgaagccctggaatgggttacctagggaggtggtggaatctccttccttagaggtttttaaggtcaggctggaatgatttagttggggattggtcctgctttgagcagggggttggactagatgacctcctgaggtcccttccaaccctgatattctatgattctctgacgTGGCGCACGGCTCCCCAGGGTTGTCACTCCCCTGAGGGCAGAGGGTCACAGACTCCCAcgggctccctgctcccaggTCTGTGCCCTCTGGCTCCCATGCAGCTCCCTGGACCCCCACACGCCTCCAGGGAGCAGCTGCTGCGGTCCCAGCTCCTGGCCCaagtcctgccccctggccagccTGCCCCTTGGCACTTTGCCCATGGCCCCTCAGGGCTGCCCAGTTTATCTCCCCAAGGTCCCCGGACAGCAGGGTGAAAAATTGGCTCCTATCTCTTTCTCAGCTGACACCTCCCCAGAGCTGCCTCTGGCAGGAGTATACAGGGCTGCTGACCCCACTCGGTCTCCAGGACCCACGTAAGAAGCAAAATGGCTTTCCTCTGGCTCCTGCCCTGCCTCGCCTTCCTGGGCACTGCCCATGGtaagtaccactggcctccttcgattggcagcaggggctggagggcccagagctggggaagggtCTCTCTGCCACAGGGAGCTCCCGAGGCCCTGGCCCTGTCTCTACTTGCCCCAGCTGGAGAGGCCCTGCTGATGGCACAGACGGATGCAGCCTACACCATGCTGTGCTCGACGGCGCTTGCCACCCACCGCCGCAGCCCATCCTGCCCCCCATGGCAGCTGTACAGCcctggccctggctctgggggATGTGCCCAGGTGAATTGGAGTGGGCAGCGTATGCCCATGGCTGTAGCAAAGGCCCCCAGCTACCAACTGCTCCCCCAGCTGCCACCCCACTGGTGCGGTGCCCcatggagcagcctgggccctagCCCTGTGCTCCCTCCCCGctggaccctgggagctgtaactcctctccttccctcccccaggctgtggcctcccTGCCATCCAGCCTGCCATCAGCGGCTACGCTCGAATCGTGAACGGTGAGACGGCGGTTCCTGGATCCTGGCCCTGGCAGGTCTCCCTACAGGTGAGAGCCCAGCAGCCCCTTCGGCCAGGCCAGGGCCCCTGTGGGGAGcaaagctggggggaaaggcaggAAGGCCTGGCCCTTAgagaacctggggggggggggtgatttcaTGGTGTCCCAGGGCAGCTAGGCAGCATCTCAGTGCTAGTGGGGATTCATCTGACAGGTCCTGCACACGCCATTCACCGTGGTATCTGGGCCcccggctgctccctgcagcacccgtCTCCATGTTCTGtgtgcatttcccagcagcactGGCTGCCCCTTGCTGTTTAGATTGGCTCTGGCATGCAGGTGGATtctcagtagggtgaccatacatcccgttttggccaggacagtcccctttttaagccctgtcctgggtgtcctgacttttttggcaaaaatgggcatttgtcctgtttgcctTGGCTAACTGATCCAGTTGGCAAgtgcaaacaggacaaatgcccacttttgtaaaaaaaaaaagtggggtgcagtgCAGAGGGCGAACTGTgatgccagccccatgcagggggAGGCAGAGTTCTGGCAGGTAGCAACAGCCTCACGGGGGCTGGGGgacgggcaggcaggcagggcttgggccagccccgcCTGGGGAGAAGGACTTGGGCAGACCTGCAtggtgtcccgttttccctttggaaaaTTGGTTACCCTAAttccctgcctccctgcccccGATCGGTGCCTGCTCTGCTGTGGGGCAAGGGCCTGTTACCCCAGGGCAGCATCCACCGATGGGCAGCGCTGCCCGAGACAGTGGGATGAACTGACCTGGCCTCTCTGCGCTCCAAGGGCACCTGCCaggagccttcccccagccctgcccccagagagccTCAGCTCCGGCGCACGGCCCTGCTGGGAATCCCCAAGTTGCCttctctcctgctgctcccagcccctgctgggcatCACAGGCCCTGGCTCCCCTCCAAGCACACGGGCTCAGCAGTGATCCCTGCGGGGTGGGGCAGGCATGTCCCTGCTGCAGTCTGTGCCCAGCAGGGCCTGGCAGATGGGGCAGAGGGCACTGGATGCCCAGAGGGGGTGCCCACTTCCCAGGGATGGGTCTCAGCCATCTGCTCCCCCTTAGTTTGATGCTCTGGCCCCAATTCCCCTCCCCTGGTTCCTGGCAGCCCCTGCCAGGCAGAGTGGGGGGGTCCCCGGCACGTGGCTGTCGTTGGCCGGCTCAATCACCAcctgttctccccctccccacaggacaacACCGGCTTCCATTTCTGCGGTGGCTCCCTGATCAGCGAGAACTGGGTGGTCACCGCTGCTCACTGCGGTGTCAGGTAGgaactggggcaggagctgtggagCGCCGTGGTGCAGGCACTAGAGTGGGACGGAGCGGGCGATGGGACACAGAGGGGATGGATGTGCCACCTGCACTGAGTTGTCCTGGCAGATACTGTTAGGCCCGGGGCCCGGGCATCAGTGTCCTGACAGAGAGCTCCACTCGGCTCGCATGGCCCTGGCTGCTTTCTTCAGCCACCCGGGCCCTGAGCCGGCACCAGGGGCTCGCTCTTCCCCTGCCACACTTCCTGGGCACAGGGCCCAGTGGAGGGGAcagaaggagctgcagggagccaggcctGCCCCACCATTCCCTGTACTCGGGGCTTCCTTTTCTTCCCCCCGCAGCACAAGTCACCGTGTGGTTCTGGGGGAATTTAACCAACGCTCTCCGGCTGAGGATGTGCAAGTCCTGCAGATTGCCAAGGTAGGGGTCTGGCTGGCGCGGGGTCCCCTCGGGGGCTGCACATGTCCTCCCTCCATGGGCCTGGAACACCGGTCCCCCAGTGACCCTTCGTGCCCACCTCAACCCCCAGTACACTCACAGGTCAGCCTGTGTCATGTCTCATGGGCAGAGCTCCACGGGGTCCTGCAGGGGGTGGACGCGGTCTCCGGGGAGTCCTGCTGGAGGGGGTGTGGACGTGGCCTACAAGGGTCCTGCTAAGGGGTGGACGTGATTTCGGTGGGGTCTCGTATGGGGGCTGGACGTGATCTCCGGCTCCTCTGTCTCGCGTGGCAGGTTTTCAAGAACCGCAAATTCAGCGGAGTCTCCCTGAAGAATGACATCACCCTGCTCAAGCTGGCCACGCCAGCCAACACGACGGACCGTGTGTCCCCTGTGTGCCTGCCCACAGCCACTGACGACTTCCCTGGAGGCCTCACCTGCGTGACCACAGGCTGGGGCCTGACCAATCCCAGCGGTAACATATCTCCGGCCATGTGGGGGACTCAGCTTAGCCGACTGATctgactcttccccaacccctctcctcagctccctgccccctgaccttCCCGGGCACATGATGGACTAGGAAATGGGGCCCAGCTGAGCCCCAGCAGCACTGgacagccctctgccccctccggCTAGCCCCCTCCAGGCCCTGCCTCTCTTCCTGGCCCAGGCCAAACCCAGAGAATTTGACCGGGAGGCCCCCGTGGGGTCCCCACCTGACTGGACACAGCTGTCCTGTGAGTGCCCCGGCAGGGCAGGTGCAACTGGGGCCCCTTCCTCTGCAGAGGGGCCCCAGGGGGAGCTCTccagtcccctccctccctgttgaGGTCCCGGTGCCAGGcgaggcccaggggctgcagtgtcTGGGATCGGGGGCTGCCCCATGCTGCGTGGCTGACACCACCATCTCCTGCCTGCCTTTGTTTTCCAGCCCAGAACACCCCAGACCAGCTGCAGCaggtggccctgcccctgctgaccAACAGGCAgtgcaggaggtactggggcaACATCCCTGACGTCATGATCTGCGCCGGCGCcgctggagcctcctcctgcatggTACCCAGCTCTGCAGCACCACAGCCCCCCTGTCTGCCTCAGTGCCCGCCTGTCTGGCCATACATCACTCCTAGCCACTGCTCAGAACCCTGTCCTGCTAGCCACTTCCGCTCTCtcgccatccctccctccctgcctgcctgtcaccACATCCCTGCATCCGTCCAGGCAGCCCCCCTTGATCTAACCAAGGATCTgtgcatccctccctcccttcctctagGCTCCCATTTCCCTGCCCGCGATCCaccctccccatctctctccccagccctggggcctgcGGTGGCTACGTAGGGCCCCATCCAGACAAGCGCAGACTCATTTGCATTTGGGGAACAGCCAGTGGATGAGCAGGTCTCCCTCCCTTTGCGCTCCCCTAGGAGGAGACACCCCAccaacctgctgctgctgcttgcaggGTGACTCCGGCGGCCCCCTGGTGTGCCAGAAGGATGGCGCCTGGACCCTGGTGGGGATCGTCTCCTGGGGAAGCAGCACCTGCTCCCCCTCCACGCCCGGCGTTTACACCCGCGTCACCAAGCTCAGGGCCTGGATCGACCAGACCATCGTAGCCGATTAACTCAGCCGCACGTTCCCAGCGTGACGGGTCAATAAAGGAACGTCAGAGACTGGCCATGCCTGTGCCCTGTGGTCTTTGGCTCCTGGGCCGCGACAGGGCTCACGTGGTGGGGTACAATCGAGACCTAAGGCACATGGTGTCTGGTCTTCTCCTGTCTATCTGCGCCCCCTGGTGGATCATGCACATGGATATGTACTGCAGCACATGGTACCACCAGCCAAGTCATCCCATAGCATGgacagatcatctagtccagccccctgcgtggAGGCAggcccaagtaaacctagaccagccct encodes:
- the LOC135888793 gene encoding chymotrypsinogen 2-like, with amino-acid sequence MAFLWLLPCLAFLGTAHGCGLPAIQPAISGYARIVNGETAVPGSWPWQVSLQDNTGFHFCGGSLISENWVVTAAHCGVSTSHRVVLGEFNQRSPAEDVQVLQIAKVFKNRKFSGVSLKNDITLLKLATPANTTDRVSPVCLPTATDDFPGGLTCVTTGWGLTNPSAQNTPDQLQQVALPLLTNRQCRRYWGNIPDVMICAGAAGASSCMGDSGGPLVCQKDGAWTLVGIVSWGSSTCSPSTPGVYTRVTKLRAWIDQTIVAD